One window of the Mytilus galloprovincialis chromosome 14, xbMytGall1.hap1.1, whole genome shotgun sequence genome contains the following:
- the LOC143058853 gene encoding methyltransferase-like protein 27: MEDDDSKKQRVWYLSDGNPTQEERIKEYDNFCTTYEQVFGEEGWQSPYICAETVGTYITDNRDRVEILDLGVGTGLVGKRLHELGFRIFDGIDPSQGMLTLAKQKHIYRNLYCQFFTSEPTKIKEGSYDACCISGAFGKGDIPEDSVYEMIRLGKPGCILCFVGRTVAFELLLPLLETLEKNKQLKKEEITETQKYRKDTPALIIVYRIIKD, from the exons ATGGAAGATGATGACAGCAAAAAACAGCGGGTATGGTATTTGTCCGACGGTAATCCAACACAGGAGGAAAGGATTAAAGAATATGATAATTTCTGTACTACATATGAACAG GTATTTGGAGAAGAGGGTTGGCAAAGTCCGTATATTTGTGCAGAAACAGTAGGAACATATATAACTGACAACCGAGACAGAGTGGAAATACTTGATCTAGGAGTTGGAACTGGTCTGGTTGGAAAACGC ctGCATGAGCTTGGATTCCGTATTTTTGATGGAATTGATCCGTCACAGGGCATGCTGACCTTGGcaaaacagaaacatatatatcgCAACCTTTACTGTCAATTCTTTACATCAGAACCTACAAAAATTAAAGAAG GTTCGTATGACGCCTGTTGTATATCTGGTGCTTTTGGAAAAGGTGACATTCCGGAAGACTCAGTGTACGAAATGATAAGACTTGGAAAACCAG GTTGTATTCTTTGTTTTGTTGGAAGAACAGTAGCATTTGAATTATTATTGCCATTATTAGAAacattggaaaaaaataaacaactgaaGAAAGAGGAAATTACAGAAACACAGAAATATAGAAAAGATACTCCAGCTCTCATTATTGTGTACAGAATCATAAAAGACTAA